Genomic segment of Arctopsyche grandis isolate Sample6627 chromosome 11, ASM5162203v2, whole genome shotgun sequence:
CTCAGAGCTGACGATCTCAAACGCCACATCAGGATACATACCGGCGAGCGACCGTACGCTTGCCAGCTGTGTCCCAAGAAGTATAAACAGTCGTCGGAGCTCAAGGATCACATGAAGTCGCACTCGGACGCCTCGTATGTGTGCACCGAGTGCGGGAAGAGTCTGGCCTCGCGCAACGGCCTCTACGTGCACATGAAGGTGCACCGCGGCGAGAAGAATTGGCAGTGCAAGTTCTGCGTCAAGAAGTTCGTCACCAACGGTGAGCTGAACTCGCACGTGAGCCACATCCACTCCAAAGAAAAGCCGTACTTGTGTCTGTACACCGGATGCACGAGAGCCTTCACCACGAACTTGTCGCTACAAACTCACATGCGAGCCCACTCCGGAGATCGACTCTTCAAATGCACCGACTGCGGCAAATGCCTCTCTACTTCGTCTTCACTGCACGAGCATAAGAGAATCCACACAGGTGTATAtcactttttgtttatataaatgtaaataatactTCATTTCATTTATCAGGGCATTGTAGATGGAGATTTCTTCACTGGATAGTGTTTTTCAATAACGTGTCAACCCACATGAACATGAATCTATCTCTCAATACTGAGCATCACGGTCTCATGGAATGTTCAGGACCTGACGAGTGACTCGCCCCCCACTCCTCCCGGTCCTGGACCGAGCTGATGATAGCGCACAAAGAAGATCAAGCTGACTTTCTGATCTGATCTGATCCATCGTGTGAGGGATCTTTCTGATTCACTGATCCTTTTACTATCAGCTTTTCTAGACTCAGtcccggttttagggggggactgggtcgggcggcgcccaaGGGCGCCGAGTATGTTGGGGCGCCACTCCATgcaccaaaggcgctttaaaatttaaaattagggcgCCAAAGACTAAAAATTTTTAGATTAGAGTGCCAAAGGCGAAACTTCaattgattatttgaaatttaatcttATCTCCGATCTACAATGtcataaaataatttgtcacaattttctaggggcgcttagagaaaattgcccgagggcgccatagggtgtaaggccggcactgtctAGACTCCCATTTTTCCTCCTGATAAGATGTCTGAAATACGAAAAATCTCCTTTAGCACGCTGTGGAGTCTGTCTGATAttttaacacattcagcccggcgcatgatttcatacatttgcccatgtggcggcactgtcacgcatatcggcacccaattacgcgtgacggcattaaatcactttatataatgagttgtccctaaatctttagaattttagtgttggggtgctcaatgaagtggaaccgtaaaattatagtctgccATAGCTctatccgcgtggccaccggtggtacacgccgggttgaacgtgttaagAGACCATTTTTAGCACCACATTTCAGGGTGCTTCTCTCCTCCGTTTTCATCGTCCAAGTCTCCGTTCCATAAATTGCGATCGAGAACAGGTCTTCGTTATATTCATAATGGATCGGCTTTAGGCAGAAAGATGTGTTGACCAGTGTCTCGGTCTATGGAAGCACGTTTGTGTTTGAAAGAAGTTTATTTATTGTTcagtatacaaatatgtactattttatgggtgaccgtcaccgcaccgaatgttaaaaaatcgaaaatgttcgtttaccatgcatacatatgaaaaacgtttagtatatatatcagtggcgtgcggttaaagtctctctccccccgtcgtacatcctcacttaatttgcgcgagcaggatacaacaggaacaagaggaacaggctttttctcccgtatcctgcgcgcgcacatttaacaaggctttatgacaaaaagagatataatttcaccgcatgccactcatatatattatatatacatagtactgtttaccatgtaccctttttttttatctttcgatctttgccttccgatatttgctttttcgaccttttcactttcggtcccgtgaggtagacccattgatatataatacactagatagGCCCTGACGTgtaattttggtcggagatcttgtcctcactaactgaggggtgcggggggtttaactagcggggaagttggggggaaaaaaaggtttttttccctacgacgcagcggtacctacctacctactgagagaaactgtgcatgcgccatgtattttgcatgcgccaaaagggagaccagtataaagcgtgagggcggatctatgtgtattatatatctatgggtAGACCCCTATTTTATATATGACGAAGGAGCTGGTTGTTCGACTTCGGAGGAGTTGGCTGGCCTAATAACAGTGGCTCGCTGTGTCGTCTGGGACTGTTGCGTTGGTTTATGTACTTTTGTTGTTGTGTGCTCATGCTATTGTCTGGAGGTGGCGCGATGCAGATGTAAGATGGGGTCAGTGTCTAGGCATTGGCGTGCTGTGAAAATCTTCCTGTTCTTGTCGCATAGCCTTACGTATGTGTGtgcaagcaggatacaagaggactcgatatgacgtcacctagtccaattgtatcctgctcgcgcacacataagtaaggctgtgcgataaaaacgggGGCCGCTGTGTCTAGGGGTCGTTTTTTGTGCAGCTGCGTGATGTTGTTAATCTATGTTCGTGCGTTTCGGATCCCTTGACGCGTGTCTAGAGGTTGTTGTTTGGAAGTCATTTCTGTACAGCTGAGCGATTTGTGTTTTCCTTCAGATGCAGGGTCATGTCTCTAGCAGTCACTCGATCTAGGTTCTTCCATATCTTTGTCAAACTAGTCAATGCCAATTTTACCATTCCAAATTTTTCTTCAGATCTCTGCTTGAGAGCTCCCATCTTTTGAGACTAATAGCCCTGATAAACAAAATCTTTCACCTCTTCGTAATCTCTTAAGGAGAAGTTTTTTGGTTAAGGAGTATAGGGCGGGTAAAAAGATCCGTTGCGGGTGCGATGTTTAGATCACGTTGGGCTCACCAGTTATAGAGCGGgttaaaggtttcgaccgtttcccagcctatggaaactcagttgatttttacaatggttattgtatgtacgaagaggttgagcttcggagaaatgagctggttgaactccagaggttcacagaggtgttgggagctggtgcgtcgctttatatacgttctggcttgaagcgtgccgtgtgcagatgctttgtcttcgtttccaggacacgtgttgacctgttttcgggGCGCGTgttttatagctatggggtcagcgccaggacgtcgttcattTGAGAATGCGGTCGTGTGCATtcgttgggtttcgttcgttttacgatcgagcgatgaactctttcttctggaatggtcgaaggggacgttgTCCTTGAGTAGCGATTAGTTCTActtgtttgtacaggatcgatgatgagatcactggttttgattcgtaatagcacaagttgtgctatattcctacaaagTCTCGAATCGGTCCACGAAAAGAAGCTTCGTCTTGTTTTCGTCCTAAATAATTGCTCTCCACTTCTACTATATACAGGAGCATACCAATTTCGTCTTCATTGCTGACTATCAGCATCCTATAGTCTGCTAACCTTAAGTTGGAGATCCTTCTGCTAGCCACTTTTATAACAGGGATGATATATAAGTATTGCACGAATACGGGGATGATGTAAAGgtagaattttttgtttttagtatttttctAAACAAAGTTTGACTTTACTGAATATGAATATCATaactaataaacatttttttgtcaatattgGCATATGTTAATTGCATAGCAGCATTCAAATGTGAATAAAAACAAtcttttatttgtgtatttcaGGGGAAAAACCGAAAAAGTGCAACATTTGCGAAAGGCGGCTCGGAAACTCCCAAGCGTTGAAGAAGCACATGAGGCTACACACCGGAGAGAGACCATACCAGTGCAAGACTTGCTTGGAAAAATTTATATGTGCGTCAACTCTCAACGCGCATATCAAAAAGAAACACATGGACAAGCAGTTCAAATGCACATTGTGCCAGAAGATGTTCGCTCTCGCCACCAAGTTGAAACTGCATATGCGCGTACACgagaataataaatacaaatgtgaCTCGTGCGTCATGTCGTTCGGCGTCAAATCCAAACTACTCCATCACATTCAAAAAGAGCACAGCTCTTCAGATCTAGGGTACGACCTCATGGAGGAAAATTCTCAAGGTCAAGTTTCTAAGCCTCATCGAATCGTGCGAGCTTCTCCCCAAATGCCTCAAGTTCCTCTAATGTTTCACAATACTCAAGCTCCTCCGATGTTTCAAGCCCCGCATATCTCTAATGTTATCGCTCCTACGGCAGAAATCAACATGCCCAATACTTTGAATCAAGAAAGTccatatttgaaagtccaatgcGCGAAAGTTCAATATGTTTATATGAGCTAAAGAGCCAAAGTCAtttgatatgtttttataaaacaattttcactGTATGACGTCACATCACACTAGAAGTTTTGTGTCCAAAATGCTTTGTGTATAAAATGCTATGGGCCTGTCGTATTTGTCAACGCAACTTTATCTTCATAAATTCTAATGAACTAAGGTGAGTAGTAGTATTCTAAATCTCCAGGTAAATATACCAGGCGTCacccaaatacatatatatatatatatgtatatcacattgCTAAGAGCCGGGCCAAACTGGGTGACCTGTGAATGACTTTGTCGTCGAATTAGTCGCTCAAGCGTAGTTGCTCGTGGTCTCTCAACTCGGGTAACTAAAAGCGAGCCAGAATCTGCTCACTGATGCCTATAAGAGTTCTCAATATGTTTTATCATTATGTGAATTCAATGCTATACATTTTGAATCATTATGTGAATTCAATGCTATACGTGTTGGTCACTCAAGCAATAAAATCACTGTGACCAGACCGAACGCTGATCTTACTGGTCAGCTGACTTTATTGCTTGAGCAACCAGTGAGTCGCCCGGTatggcatgctccatacaactgcatacatttgatcttTGTATATCTATAAACAGATTCGTGAGTCTTTCTATCTAGATTAATGGACGAGAGCCAATTCAAAAGTTGAACATTCCTGATTTTCAGTTATTAACCGTTTGCCGACgaccgtcttctatggaagctttgctcGACGAGTCTGTAGTGCggttgtcttccatagaatttctgaactttgcgcgggattttgagccttatatgcgcctatttcaactgttttaaggttcaaaattggttgaatatattactgagagttgaatgccatctattcaatttgcttaaaatgaatatataccagtcacaattagttttttgtggaaccatactgaaacctcgtttatgtgacgtcacgtctgttgaacaatggcgacgatacgtctcaattgtatgaagaatgattatttgacaattaagccaaaactacgagatgtattatgtattttattgtttaaaataatactttatgtgttaattaacatatctgggtacttgagtaaatattaaaatctgtatttaaggtcgaaaactcgattgccaaattcgcgaaaaaggtgccgcgtacagggcttgttcatttttattgccacaggcaaagggttaaacatgGGAGATCAAGTATAGTGATTTGATCAGTCACGCAATTAGAGCTAGACAACGATTTGGGGAAGAGAAATGCtgcatttcttttaaattaatcgAAGTCCTTGACTCGTaagagcaaaaaaaagattaaatttaTGTGACGAAAGTCAACTGCatcttattataaaaaattgaactttAAGACTGCAAGATTAAAGCCGCTAAATTACTTTTGTTATCCGAAATCGGAttccataaaaataaaaaaaattctaggtTAATtgcttgaagaaaaaaaacaaatgaaacactatttattattcaatatctttctctattatcattttatttatttgtatatatgtatggatgtacgaTTTGCAtgtgttattttataattagaGAAGTAATGCATAATGGGTTGGGTGCAATATTGCTGGATTACCAATTTGTTCTCCAACGGAGAGGTTCTtcagaatacaatttttttcatgtatatGTGACTAGCTTTAGTGACGCtctggagtatatctgtaatgtcactgtagcttaactgtaatatatttattaatataaaaatgaatgtctgtgtgtgtgtctcgaataggctcctaagccactgaagcgattacgatggaactttcaggatttgttgtatgcatgtccgggaagattactgtgaaaaaaaaacgggaatgagtgtcattcgctataatttcaaatgttttcgcgtcgcgatcagggtgttcgctgcctgagttgttccgaaaaatgggaacgggaataggaattgcatgcgttattgtggcattgcaacgcatgcggGGTTtagctagtaaataaataaatatgtatataagcttgAACTTCAGAGAAGTTTTCTTCGGCTTCTTTATACAAGGAGCAGTTTGGGATTTATCCATATTTGTTTCCATTTAGATTTGTCTTGGGTACAGTTGGCTACACTTCTCTTCAACACAAGAGAAGTGTGGccttaattaagtttttatttattattttcataggtCTTATCTCGTGGCAGCCTATTCTGGCTGAGATTAGCCTTTATGCTCCGGAGAGTTTGATCTGGACCCGCTATCTATCGTCTTATATTCCATATTCCTCAGGCGAGAACCGCCGCATACTTAAATTCACTCATTCCTAACGACCTGCGTTTTTTGAATGCACCAGGTGATGCTTCAAACATTTTCTCGGTCTCTTTTCCAACACTTCCTCAGTTACGGGATTGGCAACTGAGTATtaaccatagatatagaatatacatagatatgcctttacatacaaatttcgttggagatcttgtcgccattaactgaggggtgcggggggtttaactagcggggaagtggtgaaaaaaaggttcgacgcagcggtcggcagtggtcagcaaccagtttatgtacatatgtacatgcactgaagttttattttattggaaactccgcgtgacagtaaaccaaactcataaagccatattaagaaaaaaatatttagctatacacactatattaaactacaaatgtatgttactataataaaaccatcattaactattacaatatttaaacattagtaacttccaaaaggatcaattttaaagttgacacttaatgtcgatttctgaatttccttcagtgccaacaagatatacgtgtgcatttagagacatctatggcagaggttgtcgaccgctgttcaATCACTGCatacaacactacatacatcgcgccgatatttcattatatgttaaaatactactataattgaagacattatatattaattcttacttatgatatgtgatgccatccgcctttttatgttttcttgagtaattgtaacacaatttcactgaacacgttggcattttcgaaaaatgtcaatcgaccttcctacttagaagctaactaggtactgagagagagtgtgcatgatctgtacttttttttgtgtgtgcatggTCCAACAGGGTGATCAGCTTAGAgcgtatctatggtattctatatctatggtattaactctattttttacaagctttttattagcttcactctattaattatattttattgtacgtACTTCATAGTTTATTTTTCTCTTTGTATTCTCAATCTGTATACCATACTCGCcgcgttggagcaatctgttagacgagtgcaTGATTGATATCAAtgatggatttaaaaaaaacccaattttatatacatacatagataataaaacgattttatactcaaaatacattttttattaacaataaCATACAATCAATTCCTATTGATAACTTCGCTATACTTAGACATGAACGTGCTCACTACAGAGTCGTTCAAATTCGAGCAAGCTCTAGAATATAGTGCACCGCAAGCCTCGGGATGACCTGCCTGGATCTCGAACTCCACACACCGCAGCCAA
This window contains:
- the LOC143918691 gene encoding uncharacterized protein LOC143918691 → MQNEEKVCRACLGTRHSHVSQLESLFEPTLPGKLSLPQMLEKVAIVQVVENDGLPSLICVQCKKSIYNAFSFKQLCETSDAKLRSHSSNSFKAEPNNKIIKDFDELKETDDLICDSIETQLDVQPLSAIPFNVKDEFGQDANIPDIVSKNIDEAPTLSSYLNFKQLDNKFDIKKQEFNGKSEPKSVLDDEILFLSIGKSVRHESKEKSLSIVVKSLQDIVGPTHSCTECDKRFFANKGLKRHIKLCHTKVAKPSTETDPNITCKICNQTFACKQTLTRHKKTHQENLKNKLCTFCGKGFLRADDLKRHIRIHTGERPYACQLCPKKYKQSSELKDHMKSHSDASYVCTECGKSLASRNGLYVHMKVHRGEKNWQCKFCVKKFVTNGELNSHVSHIHSKEKPYLCLYTGCTRAFTTNLSLQTHMRAHSGDRLFKCTDCGKCLSTSSSLHEHKRIHTGEKPKKCNICERRLGNSQALKKHMRLHTGERPYQCKTCLEKFICASTLNAHIKKKHMDKQFKCTLCQKMFALATKLKLHMRVHENNKYKCDSCVMSFGVKSKLLHHIQKEHSSSDLGYDLMEENSQGQVSKPHRIVRASPQMPQVPLMFHNTQAPPMFQAPHISNVIAPTAEINMPNTLNQESPYLKVQCAKVQYVYMS